The Rubripirellula amarantea genome includes the window ATACCTTCAATTGCTTCCCGACGAGCGACAGGCCGTTGTTGCGAAGTTGCGGAAAGTAGTCCGAGAGAATCTCCCACGCGGATTCACGGAGTGTATTAACTACGGGATGATCGGTTACGTGGTTCCGCACTCGCGATATCCATCGGGGTATCACTGCGACCCTTCGTTGCCCTTACCGTTTGTGAACCTAGCGTCCCAGAAAAACTACGTCGCGGTTTATCACATGGGCATGTACGCGGACGTGGACTTGTTGGATTGGTTTGTGGCGGAATACCCACGCCATTGTTCTCGGAAGTTAGACATGGGGAAATCGTGCATTCGTTTTAAGAAGATCGATGAAATCCCGTACGAACTAGTGGGCAAATTGGCGGCCAAGATGAGCGTCGCAAAATGGATCAAGATTTACGAGTCTCAAGTCCTCAATGGAGCGAAATAGCAAAAGGAAAGTCCTCTAGTTATTGTCCAACTGCGGTGCAAATTTCGACGAGGAATCCGTTGTTGTCCAGGACATAGGCGATTGTTTGTCCCCATGGCATGGTTTCGGCATCTTGAATCAGCTTCGCTCCGGCCTTGGTCGCTCGCTGCAATGCGGCAGGTACATCGTCGGTTTCGAAGGCAATCTCGAATATCGGAGATGCGGAGTCGACGTTGCCCGGATGCTTTCCCAGTTGCGTCATGAGCTTCTTGGAAGAAAACGATAGAGTCGTATCGCCTGTCGACAATTCGCCGTAGTCACCGGATTCGTGAAGCATCTTGCGTTCAACGCCGAACGCCAAGGTGTAGAAATCGAGGGTTTGGGCAACGTCTTCAACATAGAGG containing:
- a CDS encoding VOC family protein is translated as MQFRYTILYVEDVAQTLDFYTLAFGVERKMLHESGDYGELSTGDTTLSFSSKKLMTQLGKHPGNVDSASPIFEIAFETDDVPAALQRATKAGAKLIQDAETMPWGQTIAYVLDNNGFLVEICTAVGQ
- a CDS encoding DUF1801 domain-containing protein yields the protein MKTNVHSVSEYLQLLPDERQAVVAKLRKVVRENLPRGFTECINYGMIGYVVPHSRYPSGYHCDPSLPLPFVNLASQKNYVAVYHMGMYADVDLLDWFVAEYPRHCSRKLDMGKSCIRFKKIDEIPYELVGKLAAKMSVAKWIKIYESQVLNGAK